AGCGGCGATGGTGACGTGCGAAGCGAATCAGCGCCGGGGGGAGTGCTGGTGCCCAAGGACCCCGCTGGAAACGGCGGACCACCAAAGCGCGCGGGACCGCCGACGCCTGCCGAAATGTCCAGGGAGGGTCGCGGAGGGCCGGCCGAACCGTCGTCGATGTCCCGCATCATCTGCTGCTCCGTTGACAGTCACAGCCCCTTGGCCGTGCAACTTCCTTTCAATACTCAATTCCGACCGACTTTTCCGGATGGAACGTCGATTTTCTGGACTCCAATGATCCGAGGTCCATCAACCCTCGGCGGATCGACGCGATCCTTTCGCTGAACTTCGAGGGAAAGACCGCGTTGGAAGAATCCACACCGGATACGCCCGCTGTCGCGCCCTGCGCCGGCGCGTCGACATCCTGCCAGACGCTGCGCTGGTCGGAGTCTCCCTCCAGCCTGCGGACCGCGCGATGCAGCCCCTGCAACTCCTTTTCGAGAAGCGCCATTTGCCCGCGCTCCGCCGCGGTGGAAGGGCCCATGACCGGCATCCGGGAGACAAACGGCTCGACACGGAAGCTGGGCTGCAGCGCGGAACCAGCGGGTTCCGTCATTGGCTTGGCGGTATCCCAGATCGACTTCAGCCAGTTATCGAGCTTCTCCTGCCGCGACAGAACTTCGGACTCGACGTCCGCGAGGCGAGTGCTGAGAAGTTTCTCCAAGTCCGTGGCCGCACGCTCGAGTTCGGCGCGACCCGCTTCCGTGACGGCGGTCTGCCTGGCCTTCAGCTCGGATTCCTTCTCGCGCAGTTGGGAATGCTGATGCGTGACAATTTCTTCGATGGCCTTGCGGCGGGCCTGGGCGACTTTGGCCAGGTCCGCGGCCTTGCGCTGCAATTCGGCCTGCCGGACGCGGAGGCGATGGCGTTCGCCTTCGAGGTTGATGCGCAACTCTCGTAGCCGCTCGTCGTGCTCCTCCTGAGCGCGATTCAGTCGTTCCGCCTCCCCATCGAGTTCCTTGCGCATCCGGTCCGCCTCCTGAATCCGGCCGACCAGCGCGGCTTCCCGGGACTCCAACCGCCGCATCCTCGCCAGAAGGGCCTCGCGCTCCTGACCGATGACGGATTGGCCCCGTTTCAGGTCGGCGTAGCGCGCCTCGTGTTCGGCCTCCTGAACGCGGTGCTTTTCTTTGGCGCGAAGGACGGAGCCCCGCAACCGCTCGATGTCAAAACGCATGGATTCGAGGCGGTTCTCGGCGCGATACATTTCCTCCTTTTCGTCGCGGACGAGCTTGACCAGCTCACTCACGCGATCCTGAAGTGAAGACGCGTGGTCGGTTGTGGCCCCCTCTTCGCGAGGGGCAGCCTCGACGGCTGTCCGCTGTTCCATGTCGGCGGCGACCGGTTCGTCGAAGGATTGATCATGACGCACGACCTCCTCGCGGATCGGTCCCTGTTGATTCTGCCGCGTGGCATCCAGAAGCTGGCGGGCCTGTTCCTGGAGTTTTTCCTGATAGGCCTTGAGCTGCGCACGCTCCGCCTCCAATTCCCGGCGCAATTTCATCGCCCGCTCGTCGAGGGCACGCTGCGCCGCGACGATTCGCTCGCGAAATTGCGGGGGGCATTGCTCCACGAAGGCGCTACGGCTCTCGGGTGTCTCGTCGCACTCCGGCTCCGCCCAATCCTCGTCGCTCTCCATCTCGCGCCGCAGCGCGTCGCAGGTCGGGTCATCGCCGGCGTTGTTTTCGTACGAACCGGCGTAATCTCCGGCGAGATCGAAAGACGAATCGTCGGCGGCCTCCGTCTTCGACGGCAGCAACTCGACCTGGCTTTCATCCAGCCAACGGGTCGGTGCGAAACCGCGCGGCTGGGCGACCGGGCCTTGTTCCATTTCGAACGATGCCGCGCCCGCCACTGCCGCCTGTAACTCATAAATCAGTTCGTACGGGCCGACGCCGATCGCATCGCCGTCCACGATCGCGCCCATTTGAACGGGCCGGCCGTTGCAGCGCACGCTCGATCGCCCGGTGAGATCGCGAACCATGGCGCCGTCGCGCGTCCACACCACCAGCGCGTGCCTCGGCGAAATCGATGCGCCGGTCAGCACGACGTCGCAGTTCGGATCGCTGCCGATGATTAACGCCGCGCTTCGGCTCACGATCGTCCCGATCGTCTGCTCATGGCGAAGCTGGAACACGGGGATTTCAACGGGAATCTCGTCCAGACTCTCGTCCACCTGCACGCGAAACGAGAATGGCCCGATCGCCACTTCATCGCCATCGCCCAGGCGCGACCAACGAACCGGTCGCCCGCCCAGGAGCGTGCCGCCGGGCGCGCCGAGATCGCAGACGTAAATCCCGCCCGCCAGCGAGACCAGGGCGCAATGCGCCGCATCGATACGGCTCGATCCAAGGATCAGGTCCGCGCCGTCGCCCGCGCCGAGAATCGTGACGACCTGATTCAGCTCCTTGACCGCGGGATTCGCCTGCGCGTGCAGGGCCAACAAACGAACGAGGGAAGTACGCTGGGTTGGATAATTCGTTTCCGCGCTCACAAACGGCCACCTCACTTTTCACCGGATGAAAGTAGTCCGGTCGAAGCCTGTTTCGAACGTCTCGGGTGCCGACCCGTCGCCCAAACGGCAAAGCGAGGGGTGGACGCCTGCATCCTCCCCGCCCCGGCCGCAAATGCATGCCATGGCCTGCCGTACGACGCGGCCGATAACACGCGCGTGCCGGCAATGGGGAGAACAGCTATTCAACGGCCGTTTTGGCCCTCTGACGTTACCGAATACCGATAATAGCGACGGCATTTCTCGGGTACGGGGGCACCGACCCTTGGGAAACGTAACCCTTGTGGGCATAAGGCGCAAAAGCTGCCGGTTTTTGTCGCACATG
Above is a window of Phycisphaerae bacterium DNA encoding:
- a CDS encoding FHA domain-containing protein — encoded protein: MSAETNYPTQRTSLVRLLALHAQANPAVKELNQVVTILGAGDGADLILGSSRIDAAHCALVSLAGGIYVCDLGAPGGTLLGGRPVRWSRLGDGDEVAIGPFSFRVQVDESLDEIPVEIPVFQLRHEQTIGTIVSRSAALIIGSDPNCDVVLTGASISPRHALVVWTRDGAMVRDLTGRSSVRCNGRPVQMGAIVDGDAIGVGPYELIYELQAAVAGAASFEMEQGPVAQPRGFAPTRWLDESQVELLPSKTEAADDSSFDLAGDYAGSYENNAGDDPTCDALRREMESDEDWAEPECDETPESRSAFVEQCPPQFRERIVAAQRALDERAMKLRRELEAERAQLKAYQEKLQEQARQLLDATRQNQQGPIREEVVRHDQSFDEPVAADMEQRTAVEAAPREEGATTDHASSLQDRVSELVKLVRDEKEEMYRAENRLESMRFDIERLRGSVLRAKEKHRVQEAEHEARYADLKRGQSVIGQEREALLARMRRLESREAALVGRIQEADRMRKELDGEAERLNRAQEEHDERLRELRINLEGERHRLRVRQAELQRKAADLAKVAQARRKAIEEIVTHQHSQLREKESELKARQTAVTEAGRAELERAATDLEKLLSTRLADVESEVLSRQEKLDNWLKSIWDTAKPMTEPAGSALQPSFRVEPFVSRMPVMGPSTAAERGQMALLEKELQGLHRAVRRLEGDSDQRSVWQDVDAPAQGATAGVSGVDSSNAVFPSKFSERIASIRRGLMDLGSLESRKSTFHPEKSVGIEY